One window of the Streptomyces asoensis genome contains the following:
- a CDS encoding DUF3052 domain-containing protein, with protein MSDSAATGGYSGTPLAKKLGVKPGHRVRLRHAPAGWDVPGLPDGVDLAPGGPRDADITVAFYRAHADLAVETPALVRDLADDAMLWVAWPRKAAGHASDITENALRDLFLPLGVVDVKVAALGEDWSGLKFVRRRENRRG; from the coding sequence GTGAGCGACTCGGCCGCGACCGGCGGCTACTCCGGCACCCCCCTCGCCAAAAAGCTCGGCGTCAAGCCCGGCCACCGGGTACGACTGCGACACGCCCCGGCCGGGTGGGACGTACCCGGCCTCCCCGACGGCGTCGACCTCGCCCCGGGCGGCCCCCGCGACGCCGACATCACCGTGGCCTTCTACCGCGCCCACGCCGACCTCGCCGTCGAGACCCCGGCCCTCGTCCGCGACCTCGCCGACGACGCGATGCTCTGGGTCGCCTGGCCCCGCAAGGCGGCCGGACATGCCAGCGACATCACCGAGAACGCCCTCCGTGACCTCTTCCTGCCCCTCGGCGTGGTGGATGTGAAGGTCGCCGCGCTGGGGGAGGACTGGTCGGGGCTCAAGTTCGTCCGACGTAGGGAAAACCGGCGCGGTTGA
- a CDS encoding D-2-hydroxyacid dehydrogenase family protein gives MPFRCAVLDDFQNVATTLADWSAPASGEEVEAVSFTEHFGDEDELAAALADFDCVVTLRERVPFPASLLDRLPRLRLLIASGMRNSVIDYAAAKANGVTVCGTESSSTPPVELTWALLLGLARGLVQESTAVREGGPWQSTVGADLHGRRLGLLGLGKIGALVARVGLAFGMEVSAWSQNLTAGRAAEVGVRLAASKEELLSESDFVSIHLALSDRTRGLLGPAELALLKPTAYLVNTSRAAIVDQDALLAALREGRIAGAGVDVFDVEPLPADHPMRTAPRLLATPHLGYVSRANYERYYGQAVEGIRAYLAGAPVLVLG, from the coding sequence GTGCCCTTCCGCTGTGCCGTACTCGACGACTTCCAGAACGTCGCGACGACTCTCGCCGACTGGTCGGCACCTGCGTCGGGCGAGGAGGTGGAGGCCGTCTCCTTCACCGAGCACTTCGGCGACGAGGACGAACTCGCCGCGGCGCTCGCCGACTTCGACTGTGTGGTCACCCTGCGGGAGCGCGTCCCCTTCCCGGCGTCACTGCTGGACCGTCTCCCCCGGCTGCGCCTGCTGATCGCCTCCGGCATGCGCAACTCGGTGATCGACTACGCGGCGGCGAAGGCGAACGGCGTGACGGTGTGCGGTACGGAGAGCTCCTCGACTCCGCCGGTGGAGCTGACGTGGGCGTTGCTGCTGGGCCTCGCGCGCGGGCTGGTTCAGGAGAGCACCGCCGTGCGGGAGGGCGGGCCGTGGCAGTCCACGGTCGGCGCGGACCTGCACGGGCGGCGGCTCGGGCTGCTGGGCCTGGGGAAGATCGGCGCGTTGGTCGCCCGGGTGGGCCTCGCCTTCGGCATGGAGGTGAGCGCGTGGAGCCAGAACCTGACGGCGGGGCGGGCGGCGGAGGTGGGCGTGCGGTTGGCTGCCTCGAAGGAGGAACTTCTCTCCGAGAGCGACTTCGTGTCGATCCACCTCGCCCTGAGCGACCGCACCCGGGGGCTGCTCGGCCCCGCCGAACTGGCCCTTCTCAAGCCGACGGCGTACCTGGTGAACACCTCGCGGGCGGCGATCGTCGACCAGGACGCGTTGCTCGCGGCGCTGCGTGAGGGCCGTATCGCGGGGGCGGGCGTGGACGTCTTCGACGTCGAACCCCTCCCCGCCGACCACCCGATGCGAACGGCTCCCCGCCTGCTGGCGACCCCGCACCTGGGATACGTGTCCCGCGCGAACTACGAGCGGTACTACGGGCAGGCGGTGGAGGGGATCCGGGCGTATCTGGCGGGGGCGCCGGTGCTGGTACTGGGCTGA
- a CDS encoding glycosyltransferase family 2 protein codes for MAEPRIAVAVVTMGNRPAEVDALLESVAKQDLAPARIVIVGNGCELPDFADRLFLPGEVTTIDVGENLGCPGGRNVALARLREYGDVDVVVELDDDGLLVDADVLSRVRDLYAADPRLGIVGFRIADEHGETQRRHVPRVGASDPMQGGYVTGFLGGGHALSMAMLAETGDWPAEFFFAHEETDLAWRATDAGWKILYAPELLLQHPKTSPARHAIYHRVTARNRVWLVRRNLPLLLIPVHLGVWIAVTLLRTRSLGGLKAWFGGFAEGVRKPAGHRRPMKWRTVWRLTRLGRPPVI; via the coding sequence GTGGCGGAGCCGAGGATCGCCGTGGCCGTGGTGACCATGGGCAACCGGCCCGCCGAGGTCGACGCGCTGCTGGAGTCGGTGGCCAAGCAGGACCTGGCGCCCGCCCGCATCGTGATCGTCGGCAACGGCTGTGAACTCCCCGACTTCGCCGACCGCCTCTTCCTGCCCGGCGAGGTCACCACGATCGACGTCGGCGAGAACCTCGGCTGCCCCGGCGGCCGCAACGTCGCCCTCGCCCGCCTGAGGGAGTACGGCGACGTGGACGTCGTGGTCGAACTGGACGACGACGGGCTGCTCGTCGACGCCGACGTGCTGAGCCGCGTACGCGACCTGTACGCCGCCGACCCGCGCCTCGGCATCGTCGGCTTCCGCATCGCCGACGAGCACGGCGAGACCCAGCGTCGGCATGTGCCGCGCGTCGGCGCATCGGACCCGATGCAGGGCGGGTACGTCACCGGCTTCCTCGGCGGCGGCCACGCCCTGAGCATGGCCATGCTCGCGGAGACCGGCGACTGGCCCGCCGAGTTCTTCTTCGCGCACGAGGAGACCGACCTGGCCTGGCGGGCCACCGACGCCGGCTGGAAGATCCTCTACGCGCCCGAACTGCTGCTCCAGCACCCCAAGACCTCGCCCGCCCGGCACGCGATATATCACCGCGTCACGGCCCGGAACCGGGTCTGGCTGGTCCGGCGCAACCTTCCGCTGCTCCTCATCCCCGTCCACCTGGGCGTGTGGATCGCGGTCACCCTCCTGCGGACCCGCTCGCTCGGCGGTCTCAAGGCCTGGTTCGGCGGGTTCGCGGAGGGTGTGCGCAAGCCGGCCGGACACCGGCGGCCCATGAAGTGGCGGACGGTGTGGCGGCTGACCCGGCTGGGCAGGCCGCCGGTCATCTGA
- a CDS encoding ATP-binding protein, whose product MTETGPAPDSWEYSLYIPSDPRAVTVCRRTLRLILTLHGLIHLVDTAELLASELVSNAVLHTKGPACLRLRFRDGVLQIGAWDADPEPPEPPSRLEEPADVESGRGMALVRACSDLWHWQPLSRMGHRGKLVWCELNAA is encoded by the coding sequence ATGACCGAAACCGGCCCGGCACCCGACTCCTGGGAGTACTCCCTCTACATCCCCAGCGACCCCAGAGCAGTCACCGTCTGCCGCCGCACCCTGCGCCTGATCCTCACCCTGCACGGCCTGATCCACCTGGTCGACACCGCGGAGCTGCTCGCCTCGGAGCTGGTCTCCAACGCCGTACTGCACACCAAGGGCCCCGCCTGTCTGCGCCTCCGCTTCCGGGACGGCGTCCTCCAGATCGGCGCCTGGGACGCGGACCCCGAACCACCCGAGCCCCCGAGTCGGCTGGAGGAGCCGGCCGACGTCGAGAGCGGGCGCGGTATGGCCCTCGTCCGGGCCTGCTCGGACCTCTGGCACTGGCAGCCGCTGTCCCGGATGGGCCACCGGGGCAAGCTCGTGTGGTGCGAACTCAACGCGGCGTAG